Genomic segment of Dromiciops gliroides isolate mDroGli1 chromosome 3, mDroGli1.pri, whole genome shotgun sequence:
TCGTGACTAGAAAGTGAACTTTTCATTTAagttcaaaagagaaatcattACCAAAAATTCCTACTTCCCCCAGAAGGAACTCAAAAATAGAACTGACATCTGTAGAGAAAACAAACCTGTGGCAACCTAAAAACCCTAGGATTATTGCTTCTTTTCCTGATACAATTAATTGCATTTACCTAcaatcctcaattttttttccagcagAAGAAATCAACTGTTTTTGATCCTGCATGGTATGATAAAGGGTAATAAAACTGATTTTtctagaaatgaaaatgaatgtagtGTAGATGATCTGACATTCATAATGGCTTATATATACTGTTTCATTTAGACtcaggaaagaaaattaaaactcagttctatattttaaaataatacaagcTAGGCTTGTTTCTTGCCTTCATTTGGCCTATTTTGTTTTGACTTTGCTTCTCTACTAAATTCCCTATGCTTTAAATAGATAATTTATAGgtaattttgcattttattctgtAAGTAAAAACACAACAGCCAATGCCattaaaaatgacaaacatttcttaaattaaaattttaaggtACCTCCAATTTATAAGGCTCTcaggcatattttaaaaataaaatgtacaatatGAGAGCTTatttaacataaaaaagaaatctgtagAACTGGGTAGTATGTTGTTTGATTATGTGCTACAGAAATCATGCTAAGATTATCACATTATTCCAGAACTAGCAACACCACATCACATCACAATTCCCGATAAATCTTAATTGATGATActtacattattatttattatggtCTTAATACTATGCAACACAAAATAAACTTCAAGAGCATAGCACTAATTGCTATGctacaaataattaaatacaattttatgGCTTTTTCCCATGCATCTTATCCCATTTCTTTGTATAATATTTGAGTAGTGTTTACAGTGGCTAAAGATATAATCAATTAAGTTGAGTGACTTGTGCAGACTTGGAAAATGTGttgggagggggaatgggagggaCGCATGGTTTTATCTTTGATTcactttgtttttcccctttttgaaaatcaaataaaggtATGTGCAAGAAGGCATGTTTACTAAAGGAACTACAGACTATCTGAAACAGAAGTCactttagaggttatctaagTTTAACCTGTACATGACCTATCCCTTCTACAATATTCCCAACAAATAGTCAAATCATCTATTAATGTGGACCCTACCTACTAGGACAGCCTGATCCTCTTTAGGATGGCTCCAAATGTTACATTTAGGCAAAAATGTGGCTTCTAAATTTCATCACTGTTAATAACTCTGCCCCCCTCTGGatctaaacaaaacaaatcctctCCTATGTGTCAGCCAAGTGCAGCTATCCTGTATTCATTGGCACtaccagctttgtgtcatttgcaaataCTATCCAAGTTGCTAATGAAAAGGGTGACAGAAAAAAGACTGGTGACCCCATCCTATGGTAAAATAATGAACCATTTCTTCAGCCCAGTGATTCCTTCCTTAATCACAGGTCTTCTGGATTTTAAATCCACCTAACTTCCACTTGGCTAACAATCTTTCCATATTGCCCACAAGCATATCATAAGACACTTGCTGAAATTCAGTTATAGTTTGTTGTTTATAGTATTCCCTTGATCAATTTAGtctaaactaataaaaataaggaatgaaagaaaaaaaaagacatcagaatGGCATGACTTATTTCTAATGAATTCATATTGGTACTTGCTGATCACTATTCTTTTCCCAATGTGCTCACAAACCAACATTTTAATAATGCATTTTAGAATTTTGCTAAGAACCACACTCAGAACCTTATAAACAACCCAATGTCTTCCCCTTTTATAAAAcgacttttttcattattacaatCACACTGAACAGTTTTACAAAGTGCAGCAATCCTATCtacaaattatttatttcattggaCAACTGTCTTACCTGTTAATTCTCTATAATATTAggcttaaaatatataaataagtagtTTTCTCCATTCCCCTCCTTTCCCAATTTAAAGCTCTTTTGATCACAAACACCTTCATTCAAATACATTCTTTCTGGCCCTCAATAACATGCACTCCATTCTCAGTCAAGTACTCAATTCCTTTACCTAAAACCCTGCCCCagaaatgtaaataaatgctGTTTGCCCTGCAGACCATTTTTAGTTTAGCATAAGGTATatccatatttgaaaaaaaattttttaatctaGATTTCAAATTCTCAAATTTACTTCAGAAGTTTTgtgaatagtttttaaaagtataaagtgCTATACATTCAGTTTATAATAGAAATAGAACTGTCGATTTCTAAATCTAAAGCACCGTATATTTGGGTGTCTTCATGTGCAAAAATATGGAATGTTTCTGcctatttgttttcataaaatctACTTTTCCTCAAGTTTTAAGGAGGCATTTTATTAAACAATATTTCCTACCTCTTAACTTATAACTCCTACCATCAAATATATaggaatttgaacttaggcaTGATGATAAGTTTTTAAACAACAAAAGTTCTACCTCCAAGCATAAAAATAAAGCTTTGAGTTAATATTCCTCACAGAGGAATAAGATGTGACATTGTAAATAACCGTGGCCATTAAAAGCAACTTAATTCTTCTGATCATTTCAGATCTTCTTAGACAATTTCTGAGACAACTTAAGACCTCTTCAGTTGTTTATCTTCCTTTTAAGTCACTAGTCATCAGTGTTAAATATTCACAGGATgtagaaaagcaacaaaatatAACCATAAAAAAGGAACAAGATGCAATCAAATTGTTGTTCCTAAAATTACATATTAGAAAACACTGAGTACATACCATCCCAAAGCCCTCAACATTCTACAACATGGAATTAGAAAACTAACATTTATTGATAGACTTAGGGCATAATACATATTTCAAAAAACGTGGCAGTGAGAATACcagcataaaaaagggaaatttgtGTTAAAAACAACCTGAAATCATTTTCAACATTACACAACAATCAGAGGTCTCACATACTCATGGTTTCCACATTTTCCAAATTGCCACCATCCCATGCAGCAATAAATAGGAAACTAAGGGAATCACATTAAATTTAGGAAACAATCAGGTAACTCAATTTAGAGTTGTAACATCAGCTGCATTAAGAAAACCTAGGGGCCTTGCAAAAATATCCCAATTAGTCCATTTCTAGCATTTTCTTTGCAATAATCATTTCTGGAATAAATAACAACTAATTTACATTTTAAGTTATAATCATCAACCCATGAAAGTAGATTCTATTATATGGCAATTTTTGGTCAACATAATTATTACAAATTTTGACCAAATACAGTTTTCATAAAACATTGCTAACACATGACTTAAATAAAATCTTGAAATTAGGGGTAGCAAATAAAGACAAGACGACTAAGAAGCATTTTCCACCATTTACTCTTGTTATCAAAAATAGTTCAACTCTtcttgcaaaacaaaaacaaaatagtacaTACTGGACACATACATCACATTTTTCTTCCTATGGCTttagccccccaccccaccaaaagagacaaaaaaaaaaaaaacaaaacaaaacaaaaaaaaaaccccaacaacaaacaacaacaacaacagaaacaactcTACCTGACCACATTCACAGAAAATGACACCAGGGTACACTACAAAACAGAAGGAGGTGTCATCTGCTCTGTGTCCAAAGGTTTTCCCTCGTTTCTTGAACTAGGTGAGTAACCATCATTGTACATGCTGTGTGCCAAATCAAAACATATCTTCAATGTTATGTCAGATCTCACTTGAGATGGTGGACGTAGTAGAAATTGGAAAATTTCTAGCAGTATTTTTCTTTACATGTGCTGTCAAAACAGcaactcttcttttcttttaaatcagtAGGGCATTTCTTTACAATCTAGTCagtccttgtttttgtttgtgctgTGCTCTTTGAAGCAACTGACTAGATTTCCCTTCAACAGAATGTTTGTGATTCATCTGTCTCCCCAGCAgaataggaaagggaagaggtgGATTTAAACTGAAACATATTTTGTGCTTTACATGCAAAAGAGCATTCTAAAGAAGATTCCCCTATTTTCAAACCTACCTAAAAAATACACAGGCTTCATATAAAGGCGGTTTTTAAAGTTTCTATAAAGAAGCCTTCATAACCAAATAGCACCTTTTTAACTAAGAGCCATATTCAAAATAATGTATGTTGCAAGAAACTgttacaaaaaccaaaaaaatgaagaagtggCCTATGGCAGTAATATAACGTATAATAAATCTGGACAAGTCATAGGGCAttattccaaaattattttaaacaaatcCCAATTTCTAAATGAACTATTggttcatatatttattttgtcacCTAGTAGAATCTAAATTTGATTGCCTTCAGAATAAAATGGCTCTTCTCCACTTCCTTATGTAGCCAATTAGAACATTGCTCAAAGTGAAGGAagaactttatatatttttttaaaaccagaaaTTAATCAGACTTAACTAATACAGGGGCTCAACTTAGAAGAGCTTACAGCATTAACAGCTTAATGTTTGAAATCTAGCTGACAATTTCAGTTCTTTTACTTAGACAGATTTCTTAAAAGCATTTCTAGTGAGGGGcaaattttctttcataatacTGATTTAAGAACTGCTACTTACACCACGTAGCCAATTTTCATGATCAGAAATGGTATGTCAGCACATAGGTTGGGCTGGATACATCAGCTTTTCAACAGGAGAAATCGATGGCTTTTTGGAAGCAACacaacctccctccctcccctccccccaccaaaaaaaaccaagctAATGGCTACTTTTCCACATAAAATTAGCACAATCTTGATGGACTGACTAGATACCACTTCCTTACATTTAATCAGAAACTTTGATTACGCACAAAGCATGACCAGAAACAATGAGGTTAATGTTATTTTCCTTGCCAAAGATCATTTTGTATAAATCAGTTGCATCAGCTTTTGTTCTCAAACTATGAGGTTCTGTAAGAACTAAGGACATATAGTTGTAGGGTTACTCCTCCATTATCTGCAAACTATTTCCCCGACACTAACACATATAACTTAGCAATGAAAACACTTGATACAAGTGATCTATATGCAGGAGCTCCGGCAAGTTAAACCAACAGAACCATAGCTGCCTTAAAACTGTAGCTATTTCCCCAACAGAGCAGGGTGAGAAGATAGACTGACTTAACAGTCATATCTCATGTCTATAGCTTCATCCAAACTTTTATCATCATGTGTACTGGCAGCTAAAAATGTAGTTACTGGTGACCCTGTTACATTAATTACACTGGTGCTTGTGCTGGCATTGCGCACAGCAATGCTGGTCACATTAATGCCCAAAGTAAGCCTGGTCTGCTCCAAGGCCTTTTCTGGCACTGCAAATGCCTCCAGCTTCTTCTCACCATTGGCCATATATGAGTTTTGGCAGCCACGACATATACAGTCTAAGCAGGCTTTGCGGTTAGAGTAGCAAGGGCAGCGTTGGCCTCGGCAGGTAAGAACACTTGGATTTTGAGTAGCACGCCCACACTTACACCCTTTCTTCTCTTGTGGCTTTTTGTACACAGTCTTGGTAGGACTTCCTGGCATAACATTATTGCTAGGAATCTTTTCCTTTGttgctttatcttttgttttcagaagacctggtttgGCTTTAGGGTGGGATTTTTTGGGTccatgttccaaattctttttcatgCTTTTATTAGATAAAAGTACAGTTTTGCTGATTTTGGGAGTAGTGCCTCCATTAGGAACAGTGGCTATCGGCTGAAGAGAGATTTTGCTCTCTCGTTTCACTGTTACAGGAGCTGATGCCCCCAGTGTTGGGCCCCGGATGATGCTAGAAATTGGAAGAGGCTGAACTTTTTCACTATCACTTTCTGACCGTGATCGTTTTCTATTTAACTTTGCCACCTTGGGTGTTGCTGCTGTACATGATATCCCATGAGGTGATGGATTGGTGGACATGAAAACATGGCTAAGAGGCTGGGAAGGGAGCTGCATAAAAGGTCCATTGGATACACTAGCTTCCAAGTTAGGCTGCAAATTAGAACAAACCACCTCTGTGTTGGAAACAGTTTCTAAGCTCCGGAGTACTTCCTCAACACTAAGTAATAAAGAGTCACCAGGTTTTATATCTTCACTGAAACTGCAGATATTGATGCCTGCTGGACACaagtcaggagaaactgagtcgCAGACAGGTGGCAAGCTATTAGAAATATCTTCAGTTTTTATGTCAACTCCAGTGTTACAAACATCAATTGTATTTGAATGTTCGGGTGAAGGAATATTTATACCAAACTTATCTATTGAAAGCCCATTGCAAGTGGGCAATCCATTAATAACAGAACTGCTGATATCAATATTGAGTGTGCTTTCGGGTACTGGGGATAAACTAGCTTGAGGGTCATTAATAGGTTCTGAGGTTGAAGGTAAAGGGGAATGTGTCAAACACAAAGCAAAGGATGAATCCGAGGGTTTTTCCATCTCCTCACAAAGCAAAGATCCATCTTTGAGCAACGCCAAAATATCAGCAGAACAATCGACTGCTTCTATTATGTCCCGTGCCAATGTAGTTTGTGTTATATATTCACATAGTTTTTTGTAGCAGTTTACTAAGATGCTTAATTGCTTATTCTCCTCAAACTGTTCATAGTCCTTGCACCAGCTACATGATGGCTTCATCATCATTTTCTTGCCTTTACAAGTTTTGCAGACATAGTGTTGACATGTCGAGTTGGTGGGAGCAATAGGATCTTGCAGCAAATTTCctaagagaaaaaagggaaggaggaagacttTAGTATAACAAAATCTGAATTTATATGAGCTGGACATGAGCTTGAATTAAAGTTGAGTTTCCATTTACCTTGTCACAACTAAGATCACTTAAAGTTTACCAGACCAGGTTatagttagaaaaagaaatctactAGGAAACCAAACAATATTGAACTGGGAAATTTctgaaatcaaaataaaatgtatcaataagaaaataaaaatttttaatgccCACTGTCTATGTTACTGCCAACTTCCCCATGCCTTTATATGAAAACCAGGATCTTTCTTGCTTATGTGACTGTACTATATAACCCAAATTTTTGCCCCTTCTATACCCAAGGACTTACTGAGGTAAAAGATAAAAGACAACTCCCTAAACACAAGCTGGAAGTAGGTGAAATAGCTGAATTAATGTAACTTTAAGGAATCTACTGTGAATTCTCTCTACAGAGAAAAACTGCAAAATTAATTTCTCTCTATCCCTAGCATCACTGGCGGCAGCAAGCAAGAAGGAGGATGCCATCAACACTCTGAATCTAAGTGTCTGAAATGAATAAAGAGGCAACTTTACATTATCTTAAAACTATTTCACACTATGTAGCCAGAGACTTACTTAATCCACCAAAAGGAGTCAGGACAAACTTTCCTTAAGCGTGTGATGAGAATTTTTGTTGCTTTTCCAACAGAAAGAACTCAAATAATATTCTGAGAATTGTCATTATTACTGAAATATGTAAAAAATCTAACAAGCAGACTAC
This window contains:
- the MSL2 gene encoding E3 ubiquitin-protein ligase MSL2 isoform X2; translation: MMMKPSCSWCKDYEQFEENKQLSILVNCYKKLCEYITQTTLARDIIEAVDCSADILALLKDGSLLCEEMEKPSDSSFALCLTHSPLPSTSEPINDPQASLSPVPESTLNIDISSSVINGLPTCNGLSIDKFGINIPSPEHSNTIDVCNTGVDIKTEDISNSLPPVCDSVSPDLCPAGINICSFSEDIKPGDSLLLSVEEVLRSLETVSNTEVVCSNLQPNLEASVSNGPFMQLPSQPLSHVFMSTNPSPHGISCTAATPKVAKLNRKRSRSESDSEKVQPLPISSIIRGPTLGASAPVTVKRESKISLQPIATVPNGGTTPKISKTVLLSNKSMKKNLEHGPKKSHPKAKPGLLKTKDKATKEKIPSNNVMPGSPTKTVYKKPQEKKGCKCGRATQNPSVLTCRGQRCPCYSNRKACLDCICRGCQNSYMANGEKKLEAFAVPEKALEQTRLTLGINVTSIAVRNASTSTSVINVTGSPVTTFLAASTHDDKSLDEAIDMRYDC
- the MSL2 gene encoding E3 ubiquitin-protein ligase MSL2 isoform X1; this translates as MNPVNATALYISASRLVLNYDPGDPKSFTEINRLLPFFRQSLSCCVCGNLLQDPIAPTNSTCQHYVCKTCKGKKMMMKPSCSWCKDYEQFEENKQLSILVNCYKKLCEYITQTTLARDIIEAVDCSADILALLKDGSLLCEEMEKPSDSSFALCLTHSPLPSTSEPINDPQASLSPVPESTLNIDISSSVINGLPTCNGLSIDKFGINIPSPEHSNTIDVCNTGVDIKTEDISNSLPPVCDSVSPDLCPAGINICSFSEDIKPGDSLLLSVEEVLRSLETVSNTEVVCSNLQPNLEASVSNGPFMQLPSQPLSHVFMSTNPSPHGISCTAATPKVAKLNRKRSRSESDSEKVQPLPISSIIRGPTLGASAPVTVKRESKISLQPIATVPNGGTTPKISKTVLLSNKSMKKNLEHGPKKSHPKAKPGLLKTKDKATKEKIPSNNVMPGSPTKTVYKKPQEKKGCKCGRATQNPSVLTCRGQRCPCYSNRKACLDCICRGCQNSYMANGEKKLEAFAVPEKALEQTRLTLGINVTSIAVRNASTSTSVINVTGSPVTTFLAASTHDDKSLDEAIDMRYDC